The following are from one region of the Bacteroidota bacterium genome:
- a CDS encoding NYN domain-containing protein codes for MYENIQEAQKLRAAVLVDGGFFHKRYQRLFKDQQPFDPVAVVNHLQQMVESYMGSQYRLHRLYYYDCEPLNKKFHHPLTGRVIDFGRIPSAEFRNRFIEILRRRSQVQIRLGKLKDNKTWRIRSFCTNDLLKGKRVLADLQESEVVLDVRQKGIDMQIGIDIAMLAWKKQVDRIILVGGDADFCPAAEIARNEGVSFDLDPMDNNIDAQLYSFVDRIISEQTGKDKKSTQAAA; via the coding sequence ATGTACGAGAATATCCAGGAAGCACAAAAATTGCGTGCTGCCGTTTTAGTTGACGGTGGCTTTTTTCACAAGCGTTACCAGCGTTTATTCAAAGATCAGCAGCCTTTTGATCCTGTTGCTGTAGTCAATCACCTTCAGCAAATGGTGGAAAGCTATATGGGCTCGCAGTATCGCCTGCACAGGTTGTATTATTATGATTGCGAGCCGCTGAACAAAAAGTTTCATCACCCGCTAACCGGGCGTGTGATAGATTTTGGCCGCATTCCTTCTGCTGAATTCCGCAACCGCTTTATCGAAATACTCAGGCGCAGAAGTCAGGTGCAAATTCGTTTGGGGAAACTTAAAGACAATAAAACCTGGCGTATCCGCTCCTTTTGTACCAATGATTTGCTCAAAGGCAAAAGGGTATTGGCCGATTTACAGGAAAGCGAAGTGGTGCTGGACGTGCGGCAAAAAGGAATTGATATGCAAATCGGCATCGACATTGCCATGCTGGCCTGGAAAAAGCAGGTTGACCGGATTATTCTTGTTGGCGGCGATGCCGATTTTTGTCCGGCTGCAGAAATTGCCCGCAACGAAGGTGTAAGTTTTGATCTTGATCCGATGGATAATAACATTGATGCACAACTTTACAGTTTTGTGGATCGGATTATTTCTGAGCAAACAGGCAAGGATAAGAAATCAA
- a CDS encoding glycosyltransferase: MPAVSVIMPVYNAETTIEQALRSICTQTFADLEILVWNDGSTDRTQYFLEAAASRDKRIKLLGTAENNGIVHALRGLTDAATAPLLARMDADDVMHPERIAQQVREMKLRPGCGLVSSLVTHGGHAQLQQGYAEYINWINSLKTPEAIRLNRFVESPLAHPSVLFRAALIVQHGGYRDGHFPEDYELWLRWLDAGVEMRKLPQALLQWNDLPGRLSRTHSRYGVNAFHEIKAEYLARELRRIVNGREIWLCGAGRITRKRSNYLLEQNISIAGYIDVNPALQGKTAGGFPVIAPGQIASPRSCFVVSYITNRGARREIAQMLESKGFVNGQDYMLAG; this comes from the coding sequence ATGCCCGCCGTGTCTGTAATCATGCCTGTGTACAATGCCGAAACAACCATTGAACAAGCGTTGCGAAGCATCTGTACACAAACATTTGCCGATTTGGAAATACTGGTGTGGAATGATGGCAGCACCGACCGCACACAGTACTTCCTGGAAGCCGCAGCCAGCCGCGATAAACGTATTAAGCTGCTTGGCACGGCCGAAAACAACGGCATCGTACACGCGCTGCGCGGGCTTACGGATGCTGCCACAGCGCCCCTGCTTGCCCGCATGGATGCCGACGATGTAATGCACCCCGAACGCATTGCACAGCAGGTGCGCGAAATGAAACTGCGCCCCGGCTGCGGCCTGGTAAGCAGCCTTGTTACACACGGCGGCCATGCCCAACTGCAGCAGGGCTATGCCGAATACATCAACTGGATAAACAGCCTGAAAACGCCGGAAGCAATAAGGCTGAACCGCTTTGTGGAATCGCCGCTGGCACATCCTTCGGTGCTGTTTCGCGCAGCGCTGATTGTGCAGCATGGCGGCTACCGCGACGGCCATTTTCCGGAAGATTACGAACTCTGGCTGCGCTGGCTCGATGCCGGGGTGGAAATGCGCAAACTGCCGCAAGCACTTCTGCAATGGAACGATTTACCGGGCCGGCTCTCACGCACACACAGCCGCTATGGCGTAAATGCGTTTCATGAGATCAAAGCCGAATACCTTGCCCGCGAACTGCGCCGCATTGTAAACGGCCGCGAAATATGGCTTTGCGGGGCCGGACGCATTACCCGCAAACGCAGCAATTACCTGCTTGAACAAAACATATCCATTGCCGGCTACATTGATGTAAACCCTGCCCTGCAAGGCAAAACAGCCGGCGGCTTTCCGGTTATCGCACCCGGACAAATTGCCTCTCCCCGCTCATGCTTTGTAGTAAGCTACATCACCAATCGCGGGGCGCGCAGGGAAATTGCACAAATGCTCGAAAGCAAAGGATTTGTAAACGGACAGGATTACATGCTTGCCGGATAA
- a CDS encoding NAD(P)H-binding protein: MSKTAVVLGSTGLIGSFLLQQLLADTRYAEVKILVRKPTGIRNAKLDEVVTNFKDLDALRQEIKGDEVFCCLGTTIKTAGSQPAFRRIDYELVRWAALSASENKVNAFLVVSSIGANPESRNFYLHTKGEMELAVTSAGFQKCVIVRPSMLLGPRTEKRFGESFGKVIMKTFSFAIPKHWKAVEAEDVAASMIIAANTESENGVIENERLLGRLKN; this comes from the coding sequence ATGAGCAAAACAGCAGTAGTACTTGGTTCTACCGGATTAATAGGCAGTTTTCTGCTTCAGCAGCTTCTTGCCGATACGCGTTATGCAGAAGTGAAAATACTGGTGCGCAAACCCACCGGTATCCGCAACGCCAAACTCGACGAAGTGGTGACCAATTTCAAAGACCTCGATGCATTGCGGCAGGAAATAAAAGGCGACGAAGTATTCTGCTGTTTGGGAACGACTATAAAAACCGCCGGTTCGCAACCCGCATTCCGTCGTATTGATTATGAACTGGTGCGCTGGGCTGCACTTAGCGCAAGCGAAAACAAGGTAAACGCTTTCCTTGTGGTTTCGTCTATCGGCGCCAATCCTGAATCGCGCAACTTTTATCTGCACACCAAAGGCGAAATGGAACTGGCCGTTACATCCGCAGGTTTTCAAAAATGTGTAATCGTGCGTCCCTCAATGCTGCTTGGCCCCCGCACCGAAAAACGATTTGGCGAATCGTTTGGCAAAGTGATCATGAAGACATTTTCATTCGCCATTCCCAAACACTGGAAAGCCGTAGAAGCCGAAGATGTGGCTGCTTCGATGATTATTGCAGCAAATACAGAAAGTGAGAACGGAGTAATTGAAAATGAGCGTTTACTCGGTCGTTTGAAGAACTAA
- the ychF gene encoding redox-regulated ATPase YchF: MSLKCGIVGLPNVGKSTLFNCLSNAKAQAANFPFCTIEPNVGVITVPDERLNKLAELVKPERIVPTTVEIVDIAGLVKGASKGEGLGNKFLANIRETNAILHVLRCFDDPNVVHVDGSVNPVRDKEVIDLELQFKDLESVEARMKKVEKQAKTGADKDAKKTYDILTEIQAALLQGKSARTVKIAKEDEKYIYDLHLLTIKPVMYVCNVDEASVKTGNKHTDAVREAVKDEDAEILLITAAMEAEIAALESFEDRQAFLAEIGLDEPGVNKLIHAAYRLLNLQTYFTAGVQEVRAWTIDVGFTAPQSAGVIHTDFEKGFIKAEVIAYKDFVTLGSEAACRDAGKLRIEGKEYIVQDADVMHFRFNV, translated from the coding sequence ATGTCACTCAAATGCGGCATTGTTGGCCTTCCCAATGTGGGCAAGTCAACACTTTTCAACTGTCTTTCAAATGCCAAGGCCCAGGCGGCCAACTTTCCGTTCTGTACCATCGAACCCAACGTAGGCGTAATCACCGTTCCCGATGAACGCCTCAATAAACTGGCCGAACTTGTTAAGCCCGAGCGTATTGTGCCCACCACGGTTGAAATTGTGGACATTGCCGGCCTTGTAAAAGGCGCCAGCAAGGGCGAGGGGCTTGGCAATAAATTCCTCGCCAACATCCGCGAAACAAACGCCATTCTGCATGTGCTCCGCTGCTTCGACGATCCGAACGTGGTGCACGTGGACGGCTCGGTAAATCCGGTGCGCGATAAAGAGGTGATTGATCTGGAACTTCAGTTCAAAGACCTCGAATCGGTTGAAGCGCGCATGAAGAAAGTAGAGAAGCAGGCCAAAACCGGTGCCGATAAAGATGCCAAAAAGACCTACGACATCCTCACCGAAATTCAGGCGGCACTGCTGCAGGGCAAATCGGCCCGCACGGTGAAAATTGCCAAAGAGGATGAAAAATACATTTACGACCTGCACCTGCTTACCATTAAGCCGGTTATGTATGTGTGCAATGTGGATGAAGCCTCTGTGAAAACAGGCAACAAACACACCGATGCCGTGCGCGAGGCCGTGAAAGACGAGGATGCGGAAATCCTGCTCATCACCGCCGCCATGGAAGCCGAAATTGCCGCCCTCGAATCGTTTGAAGACCGCCAGGCATTCCTCGCCGAGATCGGACTTGATGAGCCGGGCGTTAACAAACTCATTCACGCTGCCTACAGGCTGCTCAACCTGCAAACCTATTTCACCGCTGGTGTGCAGGAAGTACGCGCCTGGACAATCGACGTGGGCTTTACCGCCCCGCAGTCAGCCGGTGTCATTCACACCGATTTTGAGAAAGGCTTTATCAAGGCCGAAGTAATTGCCTATAAAGACTTTGTAACCCTCGGTTCGGAAGCTGCCTGCCGCGACGCCGGTAAGCTGCGCATCGAAGGCAAGGAATATATTGTGCAGGATGCGGATGTTATGCACTTCCGCTTTAATGTGTAA
- a CDS encoding DNA gyrase/topoisomerase IV subunit A, which translates to MSDQNNENELFQSPDSAQNSGHGEHQVRHINGMYEDWFLDYASYVILERAVPYVEDGLKPVQRRLLHSMWELEDGRYNKVANIIGNTMKYHPHGDASIGDALVQMGQKDLLIDMQGNWGNIYTGDGAAAPRYIEARLSKFALDVVFNPKTTPWQLSYDGRNREPVTLPMKFPLLLAQGVEGIAVGLACKILPHNFNELIDASIAVLRGKKTDILPDFPTAGMADFTNYNDGLRGGKIRVRARLKVKDSKTLVITEIPFGTTTGSLIDSIIAANEKGKIKVRKIEDNTAEFVEILVHLQPGVSPDKTIDALYAFTQCEVSISPNACVIEDEKPRFVGVNEMLRISTQRTLDLLRRELEIELNELQEQWHFSSLEKIFIKEEMYIDFKKYADRESLYAYLYERFKPHRKKLLREIVDEDLGRLTQIPMIRITRFDTIKADEKMRDLEQKIEGVKHNLAHLTDFAIEYFKELKKKYGAGRERKTEIRQFDVIEARQVVAVNAKLYVNREEGFIGSGLKKDEFVCDCSDLDEVIVFRSDGVMVVTKLAEKTYVGKGIIHVAIFKKGDDRTVYNMAYRDGLRGNVMVKRFSVTAITRDKEYNLTRGAKESKVHYFSVSPNGEPEVIGVHLTPNSGARKLEFDMDLSQVAVKGRDAQGNILTRYPVRKIVLKHKMQAAVRKQNVWYDKQTRRLSYEERGRFLGQFGPEDRILEVTESGHYRLTGFDLSTYFEEDTILLEKFDPKATTSAVYFDGESKQYFVKRFIFEPTDKKTLFITENPDSKLVIVTTKPSTTLTLSFAKVKGTELPDEAYDMDTIIEVRNLKAKGNKLTPNKLKEKNGLTLTDPFSELSDDELMEEASGLSPVEELRKTSKKESGSGSKPQGSLF; encoded by the coding sequence ATGAGCGATCAGAACAACGAAAACGAACTTTTTCAATCTCCCGATTCCGCCCAGAACAGCGGACACGGCGAGCATCAGGTACGCCACATCAACGGCATGTACGAAGACTGGTTTCTCGACTATGCTTCTTACGTAATTCTTGAGCGTGCCGTGCCCTATGTGGAAGACGGCCTGAAACCCGTGCAGCGCCGACTGCTGCATTCCATGTGGGAGCTTGAAGACGGACGTTACAACAAGGTGGCCAACATTATTGGCAATACCATGAAATACCACCCGCACGGCGATGCCTCGATTGGCGATGCGCTGGTGCAGATGGGTCAGAAAGACCTGCTTATCGACATGCAGGGCAATTGGGGAAATATTTACACCGGCGATGGTGCTGCGGCGCCGCGTTACATTGAAGCGCGTCTTTCAAAGTTTGCACTCGATGTGGTGTTCAATCCCAAAACCACGCCCTGGCAGCTTAGTTACGACGGACGTAACCGCGAGCCGGTAACGCTGCCTATGAAATTCCCGCTGCTGCTGGCGCAGGGCGTGGAAGGTATTGCTGTAGGCCTGGCCTGCAAAATTCTGCCGCACAACTTCAACGAACTTATTGATGCCTCCATAGCCGTGCTGCGTGGCAAAAAAACCGACATTCTGCCCGATTTCCCCACGGCAGGCATGGCCGATTTTACAAACTACAACGACGGCCTGCGTGGCGGCAAAATACGTGTACGTGCCCGCCTGAAAGTGAAAGACAGCAAGACGCTGGTTATCACCGAAATTCCCTTTGGAACCACCACCGGCTCGCTCATCGACTCCATTATTGCGGCCAATGAAAAAGGCAAAATCAAAGTCCGCAAAATTGAAGACAACACCGCTGAGTTTGTCGAAATTCTTGTTCATCTGCAGCCCGGCGTTTCGCCCGATAAAACAATTGATGCGCTCTATGCATTTACGCAGTGCGAAGTATCCATTTCGCCAAACGCCTGTGTAATTGAAGACGAGAAGCCGCGCTTTGTGGGCGTAAACGAAATGCTCAGAATTTCCACCCAGCGCACACTCGATCTGCTGCGCCGCGAACTGGAAATTGAGCTGAATGAGTTGCAGGAACAATGGCATTTTTCTTCGCTTGAGAAAATCTTCATCAAGGAAGAAATGTATATCGACTTCAAGAAATATGCCGACCGCGAATCGCTGTATGCCTATTTATACGAACGTTTCAAACCACACCGCAAAAAACTGCTCCGCGAAATTGTGGACGAAGACCTTGGCCGTCTCACACAGATTCCGATGATCCGCATTACCCGTTTCGATACCATCAAGGCCGATGAGAAAATGCGCGATCTGGAGCAGAAAATTGAAGGTGTGAAACACAATCTGGCACATCTTACCGATTTTGCAATCGAGTATTTTAAAGAACTGAAGAAGAAATACGGTGCAGGCCGCGAACGCAAAACCGAAATCCGCCAGTTCGATGTAATTGAGGCACGTCAGGTAGTTGCGGTAAACGCTAAACTTTATGTAAACCGCGAAGAAGGTTTCATTGGTTCGGGGTTGAAGAAGGATGAGTTTGTGTGCGATTGCTCGGATCTCGACGAAGTGATTGTGTTTCGCAGCGACGGGGTGATGGTGGTGACAAAACTTGCCGAGAAAACTTACGTGGGCAAAGGCATAATTCATGTGGCCATTTTCAAAAAAGGCGACGACCGCACCGTTTACAACATGGCTTACCGCGATGGTTTGCGGGGCAATGTAATGGTGAAACGTTTCAGCGTAACCGCCATTACACGCGACAAAGAATACAATCTTACACGCGGCGCGAAAGAGTCGAAAGTGCATTATTTCAGCGTAAGCCCCAACGGCGAGCCGGAAGTTATTGGTGTGCATCTCACACCCAACTCAGGCGCCCGCAAGCTGGAGTTTGATATGGACCTGAGCCAGGTGGCCGTGAAGGGCCGTGATGCGCAGGGCAATATTCTTACCCGATATCCGGTGCGTAAAATTGTACTCAAGCATAAGATGCAGGCTGCAGTGCGCAAGCAAAATGTATGGTACGATAAGCAGACACGCCGACTGAGCTACGAAGAGCGCGGCCGTTTCCTCGGCCAGTTTGGCCCCGAAGACCGTATTCTTGAAGTAACCGAAAGCGGCCACTACCGCCTCACCGGTTTCGACCTGAGCACCTATTTCGAGGAAGACACCATCCTGCTCGAAAAATTTGATCCTAAAGCCACCACATCGGCCGTGTATTTCGATGGCGAAAGCAAACAGTATTTTGTGAAGCGTTTCATCTTCGAACCTACAGACAAGAAAACGCTGTTTATCACTGAAAATCCCGACTCAAAACTGGTCATTGTTACCACCAAACCATCAACCACACTCACACTGAGTTTTGCCAAAGTAAAAGGCACTGAACTGCCCGATGAGGCTTACGACATGGATACAATTATTGAAGTGCGTAACCTCAAGGCCAAAGGCAATAAACTCACGCCAAACAAACTCAAGGAGAAAAACGGACTCACACTTACCGATCCGTTTTCGGAACTGAGTGATGATGAGCTGATGGAAGAAGCGAGCGGACTTTCGCCGGTGGAGGAGTTGAGGAAAACAAGCAAAAAAGAATCGGGCAGCGGCAGCAAACCGCAAGGCTCACTGTTTTAA
- a CDS encoding transketolase has translation MASIQELEKLCTQVRRDIVRMVHAVNSGHPGGSLGCTEYLVALYGSVMQHNPQPFSMDGKNEDVFFLSNGHISPVFYSVLARSGYFAVNELSTFRRLNSRLQGHPTTHEGLPGVRMASGSLGQGLSVAIGAALAKKLNGDNRLVFSLHGDGELQEGQIWEAAMAAAAHKVDNLIATVDVNGQQIDGPTDKVLPMGDLAAKFGAFGWEVIELSQGNVLGAVVDALNLAKTHTGKGKPVVILMKTEMGNGVDFMMGTHKWHGVAPNDEQLAAALAQLPETLGDY, from the coding sequence ATGGCCTCCATTCAGGAACTCGAAAAACTATGCACCCAGGTGCGCCGTGATATTGTACGCATGGTACACGCTGTAAACTCCGGCCACCCCGGCGGCTCACTCGGCTGTACTGAATATCTGGTGGCGCTCTACGGCAGTGTGATGCAGCACAATCCGCAGCCTTTTTCGATGGACGGAAAGAATGAAGACGTGTTTTTCCTTTCCAACGGACATATTTCACCGGTGTTTTACAGTGTGCTTGCCCGCAGTGGTTATTTCGCTGTAAATGAGCTTTCTACTTTCCGCCGCTTAAACTCGCGCCTGCAGGGGCATCCTACCACGCACGAAGGCCTTCCCGGCGTGCGCATGGCTTCAGGTTCACTGGGTCAGGGACTTTCTGTGGCCATTGGTGCAGCTTTGGCAAAGAAATTGAATGGTGATAACCGGCTCGTCTTTTCGCTGCACGGCGACGGTGAACTGCAGGAAGGTCAGATTTGGGAAGCGGCAATGGCTGCCGCAGCCCATAAAGTGGATAATCTGATTGCCACGGTTGATGTAAACGGTCAGCAGATTGACGGCCCGACGGATAAAGTATTGCCTATGGGCGATCTGGCTGCCAAGTTTGGCGCATTTGGCTGGGAAGTAATTGAACTTTCGCAGGGAAATGTGCTTGGCGCGGTGGTTGATGCCCTTAATCTGGCCAAAACACATACCGGAAAAGGCAAACCCGTCGTTATACTCATGAAAACCGAAATGGGCAACGGCGTTGACTTTATGATGGGCACACACAAATGGCACGGCGTAGCCCCGAACGATGAACAACTTGCAGCCGCTCTGGCTCAGTTGCCCGAAACGCTCGGCGACTATTGA
- a CDS encoding type IIA DNA topoisomerase subunit B, protein MAEKVKYDEDNIKSLEWNEHIRRRPGMYIGKLGDGSSADDGIYVLLKEVIDNSIDEFVMGNGKSIDVQIKEGSVRIRDYGRGIPLGKVIDCVSKMNTGAKYDSEAFKKSVGLNGVGTKAVNALSSWFRVQSIREGKSKVAEFKRGELTLDDKIKNTDENDGTIISFIPDETVFINYHYVNEYVEKMLWNYAYLNTGLTLWYNGNKIKSDNGLLDLLQKNLSGPIVYPIIHLRGSEIELAMTHSDQQYVEDYYSFVNGQHTTQGGTHQAAFREAVVKVLRDFYKKDYEAVDLRTSIVAAISVKVQEPVFESQTKTKLGSQDVGPEGPSLRAFIAEFLKELDNYLHKNPETADALHRKILQSERERKELSGIQKLARERAKKANLHNKKLRDCRVHLTDLKDERRQNSTLFITEGDSASGSITKARDVNTQAVFSLKGKPLNAYGLTKKVVYENEEFNLIQAALDIEDGLENLRYNNIVIATDADVDGMHIRLLLLTFFLQFFPDLVKKGHVKILQTPLFRVRNKKETIYCYSEEERRKAIQKLGAKPEITRFKGLGEISPDEFKNFIGKEIRLEPVLLSSGAMINELLSYYMGKNTDERQKFIISNLRVERDLAEEAIA, encoded by the coding sequence ATGGCAGAAAAAGTAAAATACGACGAAGACAATATCAAGTCGCTCGAATGGAACGAACACATCCGCCGGCGTCCGGGCATGTATATCGGTAAATTAGGCGACGGCTCTTCGGCCGACGATGGAATTTATGTTCTCCTGAAAGAAGTGATTGATAATTCCATCGATGAGTTTGTGATGGGGAACGGGAAAAGTATCGATGTACAGATAAAAGAAGGTTCGGTACGCATTCGCGACTATGGCCGGGGTATTCCGCTGGGGAAAGTGATCGACTGTGTATCGAAAATGAATACCGGTGCCAAATACGATTCAGAGGCATTTAAGAAATCAGTAGGATTGAATGGGGTGGGAACTAAAGCGGTTAATGCACTCTCGTCGTGGTTTCGTGTGCAATCCATACGTGAAGGAAAAAGCAAGGTTGCGGAGTTCAAACGCGGGGAATTAACACTTGATGATAAAATCAAGAATACCGATGAAAACGACGGCACCATCATCAGCTTTATTCCCGACGAAACCGTATTCATAAACTATCACTACGTAAACGAATACGTAGAGAAAATGCTGTGGAACTATGCGTACCTGAATACAGGGCTCACGCTTTGGTACAACGGCAACAAAATCAAATCCGACAACGGTCTGCTCGATCTTTTGCAGAAAAACCTGAGCGGCCCGATTGTATATCCCATCATCCACCTGCGCGGCTCCGAAATTGAGCTGGCCATGACACACAGCGATCAGCAGTATGTGGAAGATTATTACTCTTTTGTAAACGGTCAGCACACCACGCAGGGCGGCACACACCAGGCTGCTTTCCGCGAAGCGGTGGTAAAAGTGCTGCGCGATTTTTACAAGAAAGATTACGAAGCGGTTGACCTGCGCACCTCTATTGTGGCGGCAATCAGCGTAAAAGTGCAGGAGCCGGTGTTCGAATCGCAGACCAAAACCAAGCTTGGTTCGCAGGATGTGGGGCCTGAGGGCCCGTCGTTACGCGCTTTTATTGCTGAGTTTCTGAAAGAATTAGATAATTATCTGCACAAAAATCCCGAAACGGCCGACGCGCTTCACCGCAAAATCCTGCAGAGCGAACGCGAACGCAAAGAGCTTTCCGGCATTCAGAAATTAGCCCGCGAACGTGCCAAAAAAGCCAATCTGCACAACAAAAAACTCCGCGACTGCCGCGTGCATCTCACCGATCTGAAAGACGAACGCCGCCAGAACAGCACGCTTTTTATTACCGAAGGCGATTCGGCCAGCGGTTCAATTACCAAAGCGCGCGATGTAAACACACAGGCGGTATTCAGTCTCAAAGGCAAGCCGCTCAACGCCTACGGCCTTACCAAAAAAGTGGTGTATGAAAATGAGGAATTTAACCTCATTCAGGCCGCGCTTGATATTGAAGACGGACTCGAAAACCTGCGCTACAACAACATTGTAATTGCTACCGATGCCGATGTGGATGGCATGCACATTCGCCTGTTGCTGCTTACCTTCTTTCTGCAGTTTTTCCCCGATCTGGTGAAAAAAGGGCATGTGAAAATTTTGCAGACTCCGCTTTTCCGTGTGCGCAATAAGAAGGAAACTATTTATTGCTACTCCGAAGAAGAGCGTCGCAAAGCCATTCAGAAGCTGGGCGCAAAGCCTGAGATAACGCGCTTCAAAGGGCTTGGCGAAATTTCGCCCGATGAATTTAAAAACTTCATTGGTAAGGAAATTCGCCTTGAGCCGGTGCTGCTGAGTTCGGGAGCGATGATTAACGAACTGCTCTCTTACTACATGGGCAAAAACACCGACGAACGTCAGAAATTCATCATCAGCAACCTGCGCGTGGAGCGCGATCTGGCTGAAGAAGCAATAGCCTGA
- a CDS encoding threonylcarbamoyl-AMP synthase — MYLCAVQFQTHIGTDIEQAAHWLKLGETVGIPTETVYGLAANALDADAAVKIFQIKNRPSFNPLIVHVHSAAEFEKYALEVPLLVKKLAGVFSPGPLTFVLPRRQNIPDIITAGGDTVALRVPAHMLTRQLLMALPFPLAAPSANPFGYISPVTAQHVADQLSGKVPYILDGGPCQVGVESTVVTVRNDKVVVLRLGGITVEQLSEVAGEVELEINESSNPQSPGQLKSHYAPRIPLHLGIPGTQPPQQKVAVLCLRQPPAWTNMVQVETLSATGNLTEAARNLFAAMRRLDTTDAECIYAERMPESGLGKAINDRLKRASVENF; from the coding sequence ATGTACCTTTGCGCGGTGCAATTTCAGACACATATCGGAACCGATATTGAGCAGGCCGCACACTGGCTTAAGCTTGGCGAAACTGTGGGCATTCCCACCGAAACAGTTTACGGCCTCGCCGCCAATGCACTTGATGCTGATGCTGCCGTTAAGATTTTTCAAATAAAAAACCGGCCAAGTTTTAATCCGCTCATTGTGCACGTGCACAGTGCGGCGGAGTTTGAGAAATATGCCCTTGAGGTGCCGCTGCTTGTAAAAAAACTGGCCGGAGTCTTCTCGCCCGGGCCGCTTACGTTTGTATTGCCCCGCCGTCAAAACATTCCTGATATCATCACCGCCGGCGGCGATACCGTTGCGCTTCGCGTGCCTGCACATATGCTCACGCGGCAATTACTTATGGCGCTGCCATTTCCGCTGGCCGCCCCAAGCGCCAATCCGTTTGGCTACATAAGCCCGGTTACCGCACAGCATGTGGCCGATCAGCTAAGCGGTAAAGTGCCATACATTCTTGATGGCGGCCCCTGCCAGGTTGGCGTGGAGTCAACCGTAGTAACTGTGCGCAACGATAAAGTGGTGGTGCTGCGTTTGGGCGGCATTACGGTTGAGCAGCTGAGTGAAGTTGCGGGCGAGGTGGAACTCGAAATAAACGAATCGTCCAACCCGCAATCGCCCGGCCAGCTTAAATCGCATTATGCGCCGCGTATTCCGCTGCATTTGGGAATACCCGGAACACAGCCGCCACAGCAAAAAGTAGCTGTACTTTGTTTGCGGCAGCCACCTGCGTGGACAAACATGGTGCAGGTAGAAACGCTTTCGGCCACAGGTAATCTGACCGAAGCCGCCCGTAACTTGTTTGCAGCCATGCGCAGGCTTGATACAACAGATGCTGAATGTATTTATGCCGAAAGAATGCCGGAATCTGGTTTGGGAAAAGCAATAAACGACAGACTGAAACGAGCATCTGTTGAAAACTTTTAA